A single window of Nicotiana tomentosiformis chromosome 1, ASM39032v3, whole genome shotgun sequence DNA harbors:
- the LOC138906838 gene encoding uncharacterized protein, producing the protein MAAVPVEVVPEDQNLDRSTPSDLLGAMTMGDSPSLLSFSEEALKEARELKTLDISAGSGAGDPFRDCFTRVDDGSDIDDASLLLEEAQCFITRDEAIKDLQADLAKVREEEAELDKQETLDRLAAEKETILTKLLSANVQIRSVKKKGSVQAKKIEELEKGIAEAKAEVESSKVLADKSIVVYRADAEAAQMEARAAAKVADTRAHWIAELAKYRSRRETLEEIHARGFDLTEEVKKAKQLEAEAEALASDDDDDDDGSESGSEDGEELDQEA; encoded by the exons ATGGCGGCTGTGCCTGTCGAGGTTGTTCCCGAAGACCAGAATCTCGACCGGAGTACTCCGAGCGATTTActcggggctatgacaatgggtgATTCACCTTCTCTTctatctttttctgaggaggcgctgaaggaagctcgagaattgaagactctCGATATCAGCGCAGGCTCTGGTGCAGGGGATCCTTTCAGGGATTGTTTTACTAGAGTCGACGATGGTTCTGATATCGATGATGCTTCTCTTTTATTGGAGGAGGCTCAgtgtttcattactcgg gacgaggctataaaggacctccaagcggatttggctaaggtccgtgaagaagAGGCTGAGCTCGATAAGCAG gagaccctcgaccgcctggcagcggaaaaagagaccattttaacaaaattattatcggccaACGTTCAAATTCGAAGTGTCAAGAaaaaggggtcggttcaagctaagaagatTGAGGAGCTTGAAAAGGGaattgctgaggctaaggcggaggttgagtcgtcgaaagtcttggcggataagtccattgttgtatatcgggctgatgctgaggctgctcagatggaggcccggGCAGCAGCGAAGGTcgccgatactcgagctcattggattgccgaacttgctaagtataggtctcggagggagaccctcgaggagatacacgctcgaggtttcgaccttaccgaagaggTGAAAAAGGCAAAACAGCTCGAAgcagaagctgaagccttggcttctgatgatgatgatgatgatgatggtagcgaaagcggatccgaggacggggaagagctcgaccaggaagcttag